The sequence GCAGCATGGAGCACATAAGGTATATGCGGTGGATGTGGGTTATGGCCAACTTGATTATACATTACGAATTAATCCAAAAGTTGTGGTCATGGAGCGCAAAAATGCGCGGCACTTAACAAAGCAAGATTTTGTTGATCATATAGATTTGATTACAGCAGATCTTTCATTTATTTCAATTATCAAAGTTATGCAGACAATAGCATCAATATTTGATTATAAGATTGATGCAGTACTTTTAATAAAACCTCAATTTGAAGCCCAGAGTTACCAACATAAAAAAGGGGTGGTTAAAGTCCCTCAACATCATAAAGATATTCTATTAAAAGTGATACAAAATCTTCAAATACTTAATATAACGATAAGGGGATTAACTTATTCGCCTATCAAAGGTCCAAAGGGAAATATTGAGTTTTTGCTTTTTTGTAACATAAATTCTCCCAATAATAATTCTATTGAAAATTACAAAACTCTTATTGATTCATGTGTTAATGAAGCTCATCAGTTGCTGGAATAAATTAAAAATTGTACGTTATCTAAATATATTAATTGACGAATACTAACCCATACTACATTATAAAATTAATAAATTTATTATATATGGATTGAATCATGAATATGTTTAAATATATTATTAGTTTAATATTATTCTTTCTATATTTTTGTTCGATAGCTCATACAAGTTATGCTATTGACCTGAATCAGGTATATGCATATCCTGTGCCCTTTATCCCTGATAAACATGGCATATTAACTATCAAAATATCTGATGCACAATCTATGAAATGTACAATATATGATATAAATGGAGACATTGTAAAAGTATTATTCGGTACTACCGATCTAAAATGGAATGGAAGAAATGACGTGGGTAAAGTTGTTGCTCCGGGTTTATATATTATAAAAATAGAGTTGGAAAAAACAGATGGCGAATATAGGAAAAAAATTATAAGGATATTGGTCCAATAATGATTGCAAGAGTATTTTTGCTTAAGTTTTTAGCTATTATCTTACTGCTATTCCCTGTATATGTTTATGCAGTCAATGATGCTGGCTCTCGTGCAAGTTTCACACGTACTGGTTGGGTTGGGAGCCGTTATATTGCCATGGGCAAAGCCGCAGAAGTGGTTGTAAATGATGTTTTTGCTATATACTGGAATCCTGCAGGGTTATTAGATCTACAGGGAAAACCACCTTTGACGCCTGAAGAAATTAAACAAAAGGCAAAACAGGGTAAAATAGACAGCATATCCGAAGAAGATCTATTAACATTCTCACAGGATGAATCAAGCTTTAACATATTACAAATTGGTGCATCAGGAGGAATGGTGGATGCATCCCGGTATGCAGGTTATGGTGGCATTGCATATAAATTCAATGGGAATGCCCTAGGTATAGGCTTATATTCTATACGTTCACCAGATATTGATACTTATGACATGAGCGGGAATAAAACTGGGACAACATCGTATTCTACCAATGTAGGGATGTTTTCATACGCTACCTATTTTGGAGATGCAGCAGTGGGGTTTACTATCAAAGGATTATATGAAAGGATAGCTGATGTTTCTTATGCAGGTACAGGGCTTGATATTGGAGTAATAACTGAGGTTATCCCATTTTTAAAAGTTGGTTTTGTTATTCAAGATATTGGAACAGGTTTATATCCTACGGGAGAATATGAATACATTGAAAAAAAGTATGTTTTGGGTTCACCTTCCATTAAAATTAGCTCGGCCATCATAAGCAGAGCAAATAATTTTACAATTGCATTTTCAGGTATTAAAAAAATTGAACAAGATGATTATGAATACAATATAGGTTTTGAATTATTGGTATATAAAAACTTATCAGTTCAATTAGGTTTAAACAATAAGCTTTTTACTACCGGCTGCACAATAGTTATTGGTAATTGTAACATTGGGTATGCTTTTTCATATGATTCAGTTGATTTAGGCTATAATAATTTTTTATCGGTTATGCTGATATTATGAAAAAGAATATTGATCTAAAAAATGGACCGTTAGTTATGGGAATACTTAATATTACCCCCGATTCATTTTATGATGGAGGCAAATACAATTCTATTGATAAAGCATTAAATCATGTCAGAGAAATGATTAATTATGGTGTTGACATAATTGATGTAGGAGGTGAGTCAACCAGGCCTGGTGCAATTGAAGTTCCTTTACAGGAAGAAATTGATAGAGTGTGTCCTGTCATTGAACAAATTACACACGAATTTAATATTCCAGTTTCTATCGACACCCGTAAATCAAAAGTTGCCACTGAAGCATTGCGGCTTGGTGCTTGTATGGTAAATGATATATCTGGTTTGAGGGAAGATCCTGATATGGCAGCTGTTATTGCCAAATATAATGCTTATTGTGTTATTATGCATATAAGAGGTACACCGCAGACAATGCAATTAAATGTGGAATATACTGATTTGTTACAGGAAATTAGCAATTATTTACGCACATCAATCTTAATTGCAAAAAATGAAAATATTGCCGATGATAAAATTATAATAGATCCAGGAATAGGTTTTGGAAAATCCTTAGAACAAAATTATATTATCATTAACAATATCAATTTTTTTAAAAAATTAGGATATCCAGTATTAATTGGATTATCCCGTAAATCATTGATAGGTAAATTGTATGATACCGATGAAGATAGATTGCCTGCAACTATAGCATTAAATGCTATTGCTATATATAATGGAGCAGATATCATACGTGTACATGATGTTAAAGAGCATAAGTTAATTATTAAGCCTTTAAAAAAGCTAATTCAGGTTACTAATCAATGAATCCCTTTTTAACAACATTGTGGGGTTACATAAAAATAAGCTGGGATTATGCACGAATCATAATCGATATATTAATTGTAGCATATATATTTTACTGGATTTACACATTCTTATCCCGTTCCCGAGCTATTCAGATTTTAAAAGGCTTAATAATAATCTTTATTGCTGCTGTGCTGTCAAAAGTTTTACGTCTTGAGACTTTAAATTGGCTTATAACGAATTTGACTTCGTACATAGTCATTATGATTATTATACTTTTTCAACCAGAGTTACGCAGGATTATAACACAGTTTGGTCAAAGAAATTGGCTGCCAACTTCAATCAATATTGATGCCTTTCCTTTAGATGAATTGGTTAATGCAATCATTGCAATGTCAGAGGAGAAAGTTGGTTCGCTTATTGTTATTGAGCGTGGAACTGATCTTCGTGGGTATATTGAATCAGGAGTGGTTGTAAATGCTGGTATAACTGAGGAGTTAATACGCACAATCTTTTTTCCTAATACACCACTCCATGATGGTGCAATAATAATCAAAGAGGCAAAGATTGCTGCTGCTGCGTGTTATTTGCCATTAAGTGATTCACGCCAGTTAAAGAAGCAACATGGTGCAAGGCATAGGGCGGCTTTAGGAATGGCTGAGGAAACAGATGCACTTGTCATTGTTACTTCTGAAGAAACGGGCAATATTTCCATTATGGTCAACGGAAAAATGCATTCAAAGATAAAATTCAATGAATTAAAGAACATGATATTATTTTACATGAATCCCAAAAGTAAAGAGGAGATTTATAACATTAAATGATATCATTTCTTGAAAAATTGAAAATGTTAATTAAACAATATGATCTTTTACCTAAGTTGTTATCAATTCTTCTGGCTGTAATATTATGGGCAAACTTACAAAACAGCCAGATTGATGAAATTTCATATCACATTTATCCCGAAATTAGGAATTTACCACAAGATTATATAATATTGGAAGATATACAAAAATTGCGAATCACTTTAAGGGGTAAAAAAGAATACATTAAATCAGTTAATATAGCAAATATCAAATTATATATTGATTTATCTAACCCTGTTATAGGAAAAAGCCATGAATATACTGTGCGGCTACAACATAATGATACTTTGAGCAATATTGAATATCTTATAGAAAAAGATAAATTAAGCATAACAGTCTGCAAATTAAAAAATAAATCAGTGCCAGTAGAACCTGTAATAATAGGGGAGTTATTGCCACAATATAAAAAAGGACAAATAATTGTAGAACCGCCATTGGTCCAGGTATCGGGTCCAGATATTGTTGTTGATAGTGTTAAAAGTGTAAAGACATATTCAGTAAATATTGAAAAAGAAATCCAAACTATACATGTACCGGTGAATATAAATGTAAAAGAATTTTCAAAACTAAACATAGTCCCAAGTGTTGTCACGCTTACAATACCAATTATTAATGTATCTAATTTAGTTCACTTTGCAATACCCATTGAAATTAAAAATAAAAAGAATGGTTTGAATTATGATGTTAAAATAAAGAAAGTAAATATATATGTTAAAAAATATTCTCATAATATTGAAACAATCGAAAATTTATTTTCTGCATATATAAATGGAGATCTACAGACTAATGATGAAGGTGCTATCCATTTACCAGTAATTGTAGAAAAAAAATCAAAGATTCCTTTTGAAATATTTACATATGAACCATCCGAAGTAGAAGTATTTATAACTAATAAACAATAGTAATTAAGGAGGTCTTGTCTGATGGCTCACGTCCAATTATGTGTAAATGTTGATCATATAGCAACATTGCGTCAGGCACGAGGTGGTAAAGAACCTGATCCAATACAAGGGGCTATTATTTGTGAAGAAAATGGTGCAGCAGGTATAACAGTTCATTTGCGTGAAGACAGACGTCATATACAAGATTATGATGTTTTTGCATTACGCTCAGTGGTTAAAGGGAAGTTTAACCTGGAAATGGCATTGTCCGATGAAATCATTGCAATCGCATTGAAAGCAAAACCTGACCAAATTACTCTGGTTCCAGAAAAAAGAAAGGAGATAACAACCGAAGGTGGACTTGATGTTAAAAAAAATTTTAAAAGAATTTGTGAGATAGTGTCTCTTTTTCACAATGAAAATATTTTAGTTTCCTTGTTTATTGAACCAGAGGAGGAAGCTGTAAAGCTTTCAAAGGAGACTGGTGCAGATTTTATAGAATTACATACTGGTACCTATTGCAATGCTAGAGATAGTCAAATTATTGAAATGGAAAAAAAGAGGCTATTTGATGCAGCAAAAATTGCAACATCCATAGGCATAAGGGTAAATGCTGGTCATGGTTTGAATTATATTAATACAGCTCCTATTCTTAATATGCCCGGATTGGAAGAATTAAATATTGGACATTCAATAATATCCCGTTCTATTTTTACTGGATTAGCTAATGCAGTAAGTGAAATGGTCAAAATTATTTCTGAAAGGCGATAAATTTTTTGTTTAATTTAAAAGTTGACAAATATAGTTATGAAACTTGCAGTATAAAAATTGTTTAATAATTATATTTGTATAAATTATAGATTAGTATAAGGTTATTATGATAGGAAATTTAATAAGAATTATTTTTTTCTTTTTTATTATATATTTTTTTATTCATGTAATTAAATATATAATAAAAATTATTACCACTCAATCACAAAATATTAGTGGAAAAAACAATGATTATACGTATCATGAACAACAAAGAAAAACTAATAAAGTAATAGAATTAGACAAAGATGATTACAAAGTTGAATAAAAGTATATTTCTTTTATTTATTTTTTTGCTTATACTTTATTGTTCAAAAGCAACAGGGACATTTGCATTTAAAAATAGTAATGATGACCGATACATTATCAAAGATGAATTGTGTGAATTTAATCACGATGAGAAAATAGATTGGTCTTTTTGCTTTGCGAAATTATCAAAGCAAAAAAAAATTGGAGTAGTTATATTAAAAAAAGAGAAGGTATGGATAGATATTTACTCTTTTTATGACAATGTTTCAAAAAATAAACCATGTATTTATGGAAATATTCAAAATTATGAAGAGGGCAGATACAAAATAGTAATAGTAGATAGCGGGAATACAATAGCTGAAAAAGAATTTGTAATTTATAATGAAAATAATGAATAGTTAAATTATAGTTTGATATATATTGCAGTTTTATAAATTATTTCATAAATAATTTAAGTATTTAACAATATTATCAAACACAAGATAATAAATAATAAAAAATTACAATCAGTTAATATTTCATATTTTAAAGATATAAAATATTTAAGATTAATAATTTTATAGAAAAGAAAATTGTAAAAAACTATGTTAATAATAAATACTATATACATTATATTATAGAGTAATGCCAGATAAAATATCGATACCATTGATATTATTGATAATATATAAAATATAAATTTAGCTTTCTTAAGACCTAATATAATTGGTATTGTGATATTGCCTATAATAAGATCTCCACTAAATCCAATAAAATCTAATAATAGATTTCTTGAAATAATAAGAAAAGATAGAAATAATATCAACGAGATGATGAAATACGTATTTAATTGATCTTTATTATTTTGATAGGCATTGAGTAGTGGTATTATTAAAGTGATTGTTATCCATCCAATGTTAGCAGGAATTGATTTAATAGAATATATTGTTTGAATAAAAGATGGTAAATATTTCTTTATAAAAAATTGCATATAGCTTGTAGAATATACCATTCCTGTAAATAATATAATGTAATACAAAATTATACTAACATAGTCATTAATTAAAAAAGTAATAATCATTGAAAATAAAATTAAAGCAACAGTTGCAGTTAAAATAACAAAATGGTTATTTTTATGTAGCTTATATTTAAATGGGTTAGTTATTTTAAGAGTGTCTTTAAGGAAGTAGTTGTTTATTGCATACATTAAAAATATAAAAGATGCTGAAAGCAATGGGAATTTGTATGATGACCATATTCCTAATATTTCTTCCAACAACAGGGACATAAAAAAACTAGCAATTGAGGAAAGCAAATTTAATCTTGTTGCTATTTCCAAAAAACGCATTAGCACATGCTTTATTGGGCTTTCGTATTTGTTTGATATTGAATACAATTTTTCCAACACATTATTAATAATCCATCCTGGAGTTGATGCTCCAGCTGTAACAAGAACATATTTTGAATTCATAAAATCTTCATCATGCAAATCATCTTCAGTTTCGATATGGAATGTTTTTATGTTGCTATTTTTACCTATTTTTGCAAGCCTTTGGGTATTTGCTGAATTTTTACCACCAACAACAACCAATGTATCTATGCCTTCTTTTATTGCATTAATTACATCACTTTGTCTATTATGGGTGGAATCACAAATAGTATTAAATATTAAAAGATTATCATATTTGCTTTTTAAAATTTGAGTAATTTTTTCAAATAAGTTTTCATCAAATGTTGTTTGTGCTACTACAATATATTTAATTGCTTTTGGAATTTTATCTATATCATCGGTACTGGATATTACAACTACACCTGCATCCGTATAACTCTTAACACTTTCAACTTCAGCATGGTGGTCATCGCCAATAATAATTGCAAAATAACCTTCTTTGGAATATTTTTTAACAATTCCCTGAACACGAGCAACTCTTGGACAGGTTAAATTTATAATTCTAGATGCCTTTTCCTTTAAAATCCTCAAGGATTCTTTAGGCATGCCATGAGTACGAATAGCAACTATTTTATTATTTATATTGCCAAAAGAATCAATGGTGATAAGACCACGTGATTGCAAAATAGAAACTGTTTGGGGATTGTGAATAAGTGGCCCTAAAATATAAATAGATTCTTCGCTGTGATTTATTTCATTCACTATATCAAGGACAGCCTTGCGCACTCCCATGCAAAAACCAGTGTTTTCAGCAACTTTTATTTTCATACTATCGCTTTTTATTGGGTAACAATATTAGGATTACCTATAGTACCCATTATTTTTATTATGATGTTTTTTGTACCAGATTTTGTCATAGATTCTAATAATACTTTATAATCTTCTAGAATTTTTGATTGCGAGTCAATCTGTATTGTTATATTCAGTGAAGAATTTTGAAAGTAATTAGACAATGTTATTGTTC comes from Spirochaetota bacterium and encodes:
- a CDS encoding TlyA family RNA methyltransferase — encoded protein: MPKNRLDQYLLQNNLCSSREKAKNLIIAGCVRVNNQIICKPSFLVKENDTVTIHQSLQQYVSRGGEKLKKAIDFFAIDVKGKVVLDLGSSTGGFVDCLLQHGAHKVYAVDVGYGQLDYTLRINPKVVVMERKNARHLTKQDFVDHIDLITADLSFISIIKVMQTIASIFDYKIDAVLLIKPQFEAQSYQHKKGVVKVPQHHKDILLKVIQNLQILNITIRGLTYSPIKGPKGNIEFLLFCNINSPNNNSIENYKTLIDSCVNEAHQLLE
- a CDS encoding T9SS type A sorting domain-containing protein — protein: MNMFKYIISLILFFLYFCSIAHTSYAIDLNQVYAYPVPFIPDKHGILTIKISDAQSMKCTIYDINGDIVKVLFGTTDLKWNGRNDVGKVVAPGLYIIKIELEKTDGEYRKKIIRILVQ
- the folP gene encoding dihydropteroate synthase, encoding MKKNIDLKNGPLVMGILNITPDSFYDGGKYNSIDKALNHVREMINYGVDIIDVGGESTRPGAIEVPLQEEIDRVCPVIEQITHEFNIPVSIDTRKSKVATEALRLGACMVNDISGLREDPDMAAVIAKYNAYCVIMHIRGTPQTMQLNVEYTDLLQEISNYLRTSILIAKNENIADDKIIIDPGIGFGKSLEQNYIIINNINFFKKLGYPVLIGLSRKSLIGKLYDTDEDRLPATIALNAIAIYNGADIIRVHDVKEHKLIIKPLKKLIQVTNQ
- the cdaA gene encoding diadenylate cyclase CdaA, which produces MNPFLTTLWGYIKISWDYARIIIDILIVAYIFYWIYTFLSRSRAIQILKGLIIIFIAAVLSKVLRLETLNWLITNLTSYIVIMIIILFQPELRRIITQFGQRNWLPTSINIDAFPLDELVNAIIAMSEEKVGSLIVIERGTDLRGYIESGVVVNAGITEELIRTIFFPNTPLHDGAIIIKEAKIAAAACYLPLSDSRQLKKQHGARHRAALGMAEETDALVIVTSEETGNISIMVNGKMHSKIKFNELKNMILFYMNPKSKEEIYNIK
- a CDS encoding CdaR family protein, whose protein sequence is MISFLEKLKMLIKQYDLLPKLLSILLAVILWANLQNSQIDEISYHIYPEIRNLPQDYIILEDIQKLRITLRGKKEYIKSVNIANIKLYIDLSNPVIGKSHEYTVRLQHNDTLSNIEYLIEKDKLSITVCKLKNKSVPVEPVIIGELLPQYKKGQIIVEPPLVQVSGPDIVVDSVKSVKTYSVNIEKEIQTIHVPVNINVKEFSKLNIVPSVVTLTIPIINVSNLVHFAIPIEIKNKKNGLNYDVKIKKVNIYVKKYSHNIETIENLFSAYINGDLQTNDEGAIHLPVIVEKKSKIPFEIFTYEPSEVEVFITNKQ
- a CDS encoding pyridoxine 5'-phosphate synthase produces the protein MAHVQLCVNVDHIATLRQARGGKEPDPIQGAIICEENGAAGITVHLREDRRHIQDYDVFALRSVVKGKFNLEMALSDEIIAIALKAKPDQITLVPEKRKEITTEGGLDVKKNFKRICEIVSLFHNENILVSLFIEPEEEAVKLSKETGADFIELHTGTYCNARDSQIIEMEKKRLFDAAKIATSIGIRVNAGHGLNYINTAPILNMPGLEELNIGHSIISRSIFTGLANAVSEMVKIISERR
- the ispH gene encoding 4-hydroxy-3-methylbut-2-enyl diphosphate reductase codes for the protein MKIKVAENTGFCMGVRKAVLDIVNEINHSEESIYILGPLIHNPQTVSILQSRGLITIDSFGNINNKIVAIRTHGMPKESLRILKEKASRIINLTCPRVARVQGIVKKYSKEGYFAIIIGDDHHAEVESVKSYTDAGVVVISSTDDIDKIPKAIKYIVVAQTTFDENLFEKITQILKSKYDNLLIFNTICDSTHNRQSDVINAIKEGIDTLVVVGGKNSANTQRLAKIGKNSNIKTFHIETEDDLHDEDFMNSKYVLVTAGASTPGWIINNVLEKLYSISNKYESPIKHVLMRFLEIATRLNLLSSIASFFMSLLLEEILGIWSSYKFPLLSASFIFLMYAINNYFLKDTLKITNPFKYKLHKNNHFVILTATVALILFSMIITFLINDYVSIILYYIILFTGMVYSTSYMQFFIKKYLPSFIQTIYSIKSIPANIGWITITLIIPLLNAYQNNKDQLNTYFIISLILFLSFLIISRNLLLDFIGFSGDLIIGNITIPIILGLKKAKFIFYILSIISMVSIFYLALLYNIMYIVFIINIVFYNFLFYKIINLKYFISLKYEILTDCNFLLFIILCLIILLNT